In Amaranthus tricolor cultivar Red isolate AtriRed21 chromosome 5, ASM2621246v1, whole genome shotgun sequence, a genomic segment contains:
- the LOC130812770 gene encoding uncharacterized protein LOC130812770, which yields MVDEGEQPAPSTLLKKRKKMPKKHRDSKKWKAASEIGKKVRISQKMQKLYRKRARDYNSDDDQDEAEDELAPESDGDEIEVDRDDFTGNSDDETGLGNEEDLDEEREIQTRIIKFAEGCKAFRVAFQNIMKKHVDDESLGPVLSANKKLVVAKLVEEASERKVKGEAKKEKHLIEEKGHVKPPNFLDSHEKFLIGVATKGVVKLFNAVSKAQNAQKGLNPSSFKDTKALTKRRKEAFMTELKKVSGQSETTTKAFTSKAGEDGNQPAWAPLRDSYMLTNSKLKDWDKMAEEEVETEADI from the exons ATGGTAGACGAAGGTGAACAACCCGCACCATCCACTCTGttgaagaaaaggaagaaaatgCCCAAGAAACATCGTGATTCTAAAAAATGGAAAGCTGCATCTGAGATAGGTAAAAAGGTCAGAATTAGTCAGAAAATGCAGAAATTATATCGCAAAAGGGCCAGAGATTATAATTCGGATGATGATCAAGATGAAGCTGAAGATGAGCTTGCACCGGAAAGTGATGGAGATGAGATCGAGGTTGATAGAGATGATTTTACTGGAAACAGTGATGATGAGACAGGCCTTGGTAATGAAGAGGATTTAGATGAGGAACGTGAAATTCAAACTAGGATCATAAAGTTTGCAGAAGGTTGTAAAGCTTTTAGGGTAGCATTTCAAAATATCATGAAAAAGCATGTTGATGATGAGTCACTG GGACCGGTATTATCAGCAAATAAAAAGCTTGTTGTAGCAAAGCTTGTGGAAGAGGCCAGTGAACGCAAGGTTAAAGGAGAAGCAAAGAAGGAAAAGCACTTG ATTGAGGAGAAGGGGCACGTAAAGCCACCAAATTTCTTAGATTCACATGAAAAATTTCTGATAGGTGTAGCCACAAAAGGAG TTGTCAAGTTGTTCAATGCT GTTAGTAAAGCCCAAAATGCTCAGAAAGGGTTGAATCCTTCAAGTTTTAAAGACACTAAGG CTTTGACAAAACGTAGAAAGGAGGCATTCATGACAGAATTGAAGAAGGTTTCTGGTCAATCTGAGACTACCACCAAG GCTTTTACTTCTAAAGCTGGAGAAGACGGTAATCAACCTGCATGGGCTCCGTTACGTGACAGTTACATGTTGACAAATTCTAAATTAAAGGACTGGGATAAGATGGCG GAAGAGGAAGTGGAAACAGAAGCGGATATCTGA
- the LOC130812771 gene encoding 40S ribosomal protein S13-2-like, with protein sequence MGRLHSNGKGMSSSALPYKRTPPTWLKTTSLEVDESICKFAKKGLTPSQIGVILRDSHGIAQVKSVTGNTILRALKAHGLAPEIPEDLYHLIKKAVAIRKHLERNRKDKDSKFRLILVESRIHRLARYYKLTKKLPPVWKYESTTASTLVA encoded by the exons ATGGGTCGTTTGCACAGTAACGG TAAGGGTATGTCTTCCTCTGCTCTCCCATACAAAAGGACTCCACCTACTTGGCTTAAGACTACTTCTCTAGAA GTTGACGAGAGTATATGTAAGTTTGCTAAGAAGGGTCTTACTCCTTCTCAAATTGGTGTGATTTTGAGGGATTCTCATGGTATTGCTCAAGTTAAGAGTGTTACTGGTAACACGATCCTTCGTGCTCTTAAGGCTCATG GTCTTGCTCCTGAAATCCCAGAGGATCTTTACCATCTGATTAAGAAGGCAGTGGCCATCAGGAAGCACTTGGAGAGAAACAGGAAGGACAAGGACTCTAAGTTTAGATTGATTTTGGTGGAGAGCAGGATCCACAGACTTGCACGTTACTACAAGCTGACTAAGAAACTCCCACCAGTCTGGAAATA CGAGTCTACAACAGCCAGTACTCTTGTGGCCTAA